From the genome of Rhizobium binae, one region includes:
- a CDS encoding MFS transporter, producing the protein MSQPRNGTPGDVEEIHWPSLVAAISSISAVGIAIGLGLPLLSIILEKRGISSTLIGLNTAMAGIAAMAAAPVTTKLAHAYGVAPTMLWAVLISALSALGFYYAQDFWMWFPLRFAFHGATTTLFILSEFWINAASPPSKRGFVLGIYATVLSLGFAAGPLLFSLLGSDGIFPFLVGAGAILLAAIPIFIARYESPILEEKPELHFMRYVFLVPTATAAVFIFGAVEAGGLSLFPIFAVRAHFTESQAALLLTMMGVGNVIFQIPLGLLSDRIPDKRPLLAGMALMGFVGSMMLPVLVDNWLLMAGLLLFWGGCVSGLYTVGLSHLGSRLTGSDLAAANAAFVFCYAMGTVAGPQAIGAAIDVAGNNGFAWAIAAFFGFYALLSSIRLMFIRKRT; encoded by the coding sequence ATGTCTCAGCCGAGAAACGGCACACCGGGCGATGTCGAAGAAATCCATTGGCCTTCTCTGGTGGCAGCCATCTCGTCGATATCAGCCGTAGGCATTGCAATCGGCCTCGGACTTCCGCTGCTCAGCATCATCCTTGAAAAACGCGGCATCTCATCCACTCTGATCGGGCTCAACACCGCGATGGCAGGCATTGCGGCGATGGCCGCCGCGCCTGTTACCACCAAGCTCGCCCATGCATACGGTGTTGCGCCGACAATGCTCTGGGCTGTGCTAATTTCTGCGCTCAGCGCGCTCGGCTTCTACTATGCCCAGGATTTCTGGATGTGGTTCCCGCTGCGTTTCGCCTTCCACGGCGCAACGACGACGCTGTTCATCCTCTCCGAATTCTGGATCAATGCCGCCTCGCCACCGTCCAAGCGCGGCTTCGTTCTCGGCATTTATGCGACCGTGCTTTCGCTGGGCTTTGCTGCCGGGCCACTGCTCTTTTCGTTGCTCGGCAGCGACGGCATCTTCCCCTTCCTGGTCGGCGCCGGCGCCATCCTGCTTGCCGCCATTCCGATCTTCATCGCCCGCTACGAAAGCCCGATCCTCGAGGAAAAGCCGGAGCTGCATTTCATGCGCTACGTTTTCCTGGTTCCGACGGCGACGGCGGCCGTTTTCATCTTCGGCGCCGTGGAAGCCGGCGGGCTGTCGCTTTTCCCGATCTTTGCCGTGCGCGCCCATTTTACCGAATCGCAGGCCGCACTTCTGCTCACCATGATGGGCGTCGGCAACGTCATCTTCCAGATCCCGCTCGGCCTGCTTTCCGACCGCATCCCTGACAAGCGGCCACTTCTGGCCGGCATGGCGCTGATGGGCTTCGTCGGCTCGATGATGCTGCCGGTGCTGGTCGACAACTGGCTGCTGATGGCCGGGCTCCTGCTTTTCTGGGGCGGCTGCGTCTCCGGCCTCTATACGGTGGGCCTCAGCCATCTCGGTTCGCGCCTCACCGGTTCGGATCTTGCGGCGGCAAATGCCGCCTTCGTCTTCTGTTATGCGATGGGAACCGTGGCCGGGCCGCAGGCGATCGGGGCAGCGATCGATGTCGCCGGAAATAACGGCTTTGCCTGGGCGATTGCCGCCTTCTTCGGCTTTTACGCCCTACTTTCCAGCATCAGATTGATGTTCATTCGAAAACGGACTTGA
- a CDS encoding DUF983 domain-containing protein, whose protein sequence is MGTQTNSTVRYGDAPEPERPLRRSILRGLMNRCPACGDGKLFRAFLKPVDHCAACGEAIHHHRADDLPPYIVILVLGHVLVGGYMLTDMTFVLPVWAHIAIWAPITVVTALASIQPIKGGVIGLQWALRMHGFGGESDGPDEYDLPRRPD, encoded by the coding sequence ATGGGCACACAGACCAATTCCACGGTCCGCTATGGGGACGCGCCCGAGCCCGAGCGTCCGCTCCGGCGCTCGATCCTGCGCGGGCTGATGAACCGCTGTCCGGCTTGCGGCGACGGCAAGCTCTTTCGCGCTTTCCTGAAACCGGTCGATCATTGTGCCGCCTGCGGCGAGGCGATACACCATCACCGCGCGGACGATCTGCCGCCCTATATCGTCATCCTTGTCCTCGGCCACGTCCTCGTCGGCGGCTACATGCTGACCGATATGACCTTCGTTCTGCCGGTATGGGCTCACATCGCCATCTGGGCGCCGATCACTGTCGTCACCGCGCTTGCCTCGATCCAGCCGATCAAAGGCGGCGTCATCGGCCTGCAATGGGCGTTGCGCATGCACGGTTTCGGCGGGGAGAGCGACGGCCCCGATGAATACGACCTTCCCCGGCGGCCGGATTGA
- a CDS encoding L,D-transpeptidase family protein, with the protein MLSRLVFGLGLLSATALVHPALAADARTLQIFVSKNKQSLAVYDGTEVVATSKVSTGKDGHTTPSGIFSVLEKQKYHESNLYSAAPMPFMQRLTWSGIALHESSSVPRYPASHGCVRMPGAFAKMLYGMTEPGIPVIISDGELVPQPIDHPTLFHPDAPAAMPLLSDAELRPSMPDSPQKPVQVAMNDSAAMPMPMVQPLATHEAEPPSEPISMLITRRTLRETVIDIQTLLNALGFSAGDPDGLLGPSTVEAIRAFRTLRPAEFAGDKSLVSDTLLKALYAAAGKGEPPNGVIMVRKAFKPVFEAPVTIADSGLALGTHFFTLHAVDEKAGTADWLGITLENNLSRETMKRLGISNQESSIVTGRPIARSLSRISIPDETRRKIDALIAPGSTLTISDTGLGRETGEGTDFITITRG; encoded by the coding sequence ATGCTCTCGCGTCTCGTATTCGGCCTCGGCTTGCTGTCGGCCACCGCACTCGTGCACCCTGCTCTTGCCGCGGATGCACGCACGCTGCAGATCTTCGTTTCGAAGAACAAGCAGTCGCTTGCGGTCTATGACGGCACCGAGGTCGTGGCGACCTCAAAGGTCTCGACCGGCAAGGACGGCCACACGACGCCGAGCGGCATCTTCTCGGTGCTCGAAAAGCAGAAATACCACGAATCCAATCTCTATTCGGCAGCCCCGATGCCCTTCATGCAAAGGCTGACCTGGTCTGGCATCGCATTGCATGAATCGAGTTCCGTGCCGCGTTATCCGGCCTCGCACGGCTGCGTGCGCATGCCCGGCGCCTTTGCGAAAATGCTCTATGGGATGACCGAGCCCGGCATCCCCGTCATTATCAGCGACGGCGAACTGGTGCCGCAGCCGATCGACCATCCGACCCTTTTCCACCCGGATGCACCGGCGGCTATGCCGCTGCTTTCGGATGCCGAATTGCGGCCCTCCATGCCCGACAGCCCGCAAAAGCCGGTGCAGGTGGCGATGAACGATAGCGCCGCAATGCCCATGCCGATGGTGCAGCCGCTTGCAACGCATGAAGCTGAGCCGCCGTCAGAGCCGATCAGCATGCTCATCACGCGCCGCACGCTGCGCGAGACGGTGATCGACATCCAGACCCTGCTCAACGCACTTGGCTTTTCCGCCGGAGATCCGGACGGATTGCTCGGTCCGTCGACCGTTGAGGCGATCAGGGCGTTCAGGACACTGCGGCCGGCGGAATTTGCCGGCGACAAGAGCCTGGTCTCCGATACATTGCTCAAAGCGCTCTATGCCGCAGCCGGCAAAGGCGAACCGCCGAACGGCGTCATCATGGTGAGAAAGGCATTCAAGCCGGTGTTCGAGGCGCCGGTGACGATCGCCGATTCGGGGCTGGCGCTCGGCACGCATTTCTTCACTCTGCATGCGGTTGACGAAAAGGCCGGCACGGCGGACTGGCTGGGCATTACGCTCGAAAACAATCTCTCCCGCGAGACGATGAAGCGGCTCGGGATCAGCAATCAGGAAAGCTCGATCGTCACCGGCAGGCCGATCGCCCGTTCGCTGAGCCGGATTTCCATCCCCGACGAGACCCGCCGCAAGATCGACGCGCTGATCGCGCCCGGCTCGACGCTGACGATCTCCGATACCGGCCTCGGCCGGGAGACCGGCGAAGGCACGGATTTCATTACCATCACCCGCGGCTGA
- the rnr gene encoding ribonuclease R: MSRTPRERTNLTGKRPGKIGRAGKDAPAVEPLNIVHGALPSREVILRFIADHPQKASKRELAKAFGLKGDSRVELKHLLQELEQEGMLQKNRRSLIRPGALPPVTVLDITTRDKDGDLIGRPAEWPEDQGVAPAVAIRQQSPAGRQGKGKAPVAGLGDRILAKIFPAVDRGGPAYTARIIKVIDRRRGASMGVFRTAPGGGGRLLPIERRGEEMVIDPDFTGGARDGDLVEIEIARLGRFGLPRAKVLSVVGSVGSEKAISMIAIHAHGIPHVFPPAVMAEAEAAKPATMSHREDWRDVPLITIDPADAKDHDDAVYAELDPSPDNPGGVIVTVAIADVSWYVRPNSQLDREALKRGNSVYFPDRVVPMLPERISNDLCSLKEGVDRPALAVRMSFSGEGRKIGHTFHRIMMKSAAKLSYQQAQAAIDGNPDDKTGPILEPILKPLWHAYEVMKRGRDRRQPLELDMPERKILLKPDGTVDRVFVPPRLDAHKLIEEMMIQANVAAAETLEKKRQALVYRIHDGPTLAKQEVLREFLATLGISLAKGGNVRANSFNGILAKAEGTAHQTMVNEMVLRSQSQAIYSPENIGHFGLNLMKYAHFTSPIRRYADLIVHRALVGSLGFGEGGITPDEEAALDDIAAEISTFERRAMAAERETIDRLIAHHLSTRVGEEFAGRVSGVTKSGLFITLPDYGADGFVPISTLGSDYFIYDEAHQALSGERTGLGYRLGDSVTVKLAEAIPLAGALRFEMLSEGREMPTAVRSFHKAGRRDRGQVRKKPGTRPPRGRR, translated from the coding sequence GTGAGCAGGACACCGCGCGAGAGAACGAACCTCACGGGCAAACGCCCGGGCAAGATCGGCCGCGCCGGCAAGGATGCTCCCGCCGTCGAGCCGCTGAATATCGTCCACGGCGCGCTGCCTTCGCGCGAGGTGATCCTGCGCTTCATCGCCGATCATCCACAGAAGGCCTCGAAGCGAGAGCTCGCCAAGGCTTTCGGACTGAAGGGCGACAGCCGCGTCGAGCTCAAGCACCTGCTGCAGGAGCTCGAACAGGAAGGCATGCTGCAGAAGAACCGCAGGTCGCTCATTCGTCCCGGCGCCCTTCCGCCCGTCACCGTTCTCGATATCACCACCCGTGACAAGGATGGCGATCTGATCGGCCGGCCGGCGGAATGGCCGGAAGATCAGGGCGTGGCCCCTGCCGTCGCAATCCGCCAGCAATCGCCGGCAGGCCGCCAGGGCAAGGGCAAGGCACCGGTTGCCGGCCTCGGCGACCGTATCCTCGCAAAGATCTTCCCGGCCGTCGATCGCGGCGGGCCGGCCTACACGGCGCGGATCATCAAGGTGATCGACAGGCGCCGGGGCGCCTCGATGGGGGTTTTCCGCACCGCGCCCGGAGGCGGCGGCAGGTTGCTGCCGATCGAGCGGCGCGGCGAGGAGATGGTCATCGATCCCGACTTCACCGGCGGCGCGAGGGATGGCGACCTGGTCGAAATCGAAATCGCCCGGCTCGGCCGCTTCGGCCTGCCGCGCGCCAAGGTTCTGTCCGTCGTCGGCTCCGTCGGCTCGGAAAAGGCGATCTCGATGATCGCCATCCATGCCCACGGCATCCCGCATGTCTTTCCGCCAGCCGTCATGGCCGAGGCGGAAGCGGCAAAACCGGCGACAATGTCGCATCGTGAGGACTGGCGCGACGTGCCGCTGATCACCATCGATCCGGCCGACGCCAAGGATCATGACGACGCCGTCTATGCCGAGCTCGACCCCTCCCCCGACAATCCCGGCGGCGTCATCGTCACCGTCGCGATCGCCGACGTCTCCTGGTATGTCCGGCCAAACTCGCAGCTCGACCGCGAGGCGCTGAAACGCGGCAATTCCGTGTATTTTCCGGATCGGGTCGTGCCGATGCTGCCGGAACGCATCTCCAATGATCTCTGTTCGCTGAAGGAAGGTGTCGACCGCCCGGCGCTGGCCGTGCGCATGAGCTTCTCCGGCGAAGGCCGCAAGATCGGCCATACATTTCATCGCATCATGATGAAGAGCGCCGCCAAGCTTTCCTATCAGCAGGCACAGGCAGCGATCGACGGCAATCCAGACGACAAGACCGGTCCGATACTCGAGCCGATCCTGAAGCCGCTGTGGCACGCCTATGAGGTGATGAAACGCGGGCGCGACCGGCGTCAGCCGCTGGAACTCGACATGCCGGAGCGTAAGATCCTGCTGAAGCCCGACGGCACCGTCGATCGTGTCTTCGTGCCGCCACGGCTCGACGCGCACAAGCTGATCGAGGAGATGATGATCCAGGCGAACGTCGCCGCCGCCGAGACGCTGGAAAAGAAACGCCAGGCCTTGGTCTACCGCATCCATGACGGCCCAACGCTTGCCAAGCAGGAAGTGCTGCGCGAGTTCCTGGCGACCCTCGGCATTTCGCTCGCCAAAGGCGGCAATGTGCGCGCCAACAGCTTCAACGGCATTCTGGCCAAGGCGGAAGGCACGGCGCACCAGACCATGGTCAACGAAATGGTGCTGCGCTCGCAGAGCCAGGCGATCTACAGCCCTGAGAATATCGGCCATTTCGGCCTCAACCTGATGAAGTACGCCCACTTCACCTCGCCGATTCGCCGCTACGCCGATCTCATCGTGCACCGCGCGCTCGTCGGCTCGCTCGGCTTCGGCGAAGGCGGCATCACGCCGGACGAAGAAGCCGCTCTCGACGATATCGCCGCCGAAATCTCAACCTTCGAGCGCCGGGCGATGGCGGCCGAGCGCGAGACCATCGACCGGCTAATCGCTCACCACTTGAGCACCCGGGTCGGCGAGGAATTTGCCGGGCGCGTCTCTGGGGTGACGAAATCCGGGCTTTTTATCACTCTGCCGGACTATGGCGCAGACGGGTTCGTCCCTATATCGACGCTCGGCAGCGACTATTTCATCTATGACGAGGCGCATCAGGCGCTCTCAGGTGAACGGACGGGGCTTGGCTATCGGCTCGGCGACAGCGTCACCGTGAAGCTTGCCGAAGCGATCCCGCTTGCCGGCGCGTTGCGTTTCGAAATGCTGAGCGAGGGGCGCGAGATGCCGACCGCGGTGCGCTCTTTCCATAAGGCCGGCCGCCGCGACAGAGGCCAGGTCCGCAAGAAACCCGGCACGAGGCCGCCGCGCGGGCGGCGTTGA
- a CDS encoding response regulator produces MPKQVMIVEDNELNMKLFRDLIEASGYTTIQTRNGMEALDLARKHRPDLILMDIQLPEVSGLEVTKWLKEDDELHVIPVIAVTAFAMKGDEERIRQGGCEAYVSKPISVPKFIETIKTYLGDA; encoded by the coding sequence ATGCCCAAACAGGTGATGATTGTAGAAGATAACGAGCTTAACATGAAGCTCTTTCGCGACCTCATTGAGGCGTCCGGCTATACCACGATTCAGACGAGAAACGGCATGGAGGCGCTCGATCTGGCGCGCAAGCATCGCCCCGACCTCATCCTCATGGATATCCAGCTTCCCGAAGTCTCCGGCCTGGAAGTCACCAAATGGCTGAAGGAAGACGACGAGCTGCACGTGATTCCCGTCATCGCCGTCACGGCTTTCGCGATGAAGGGCGACGAGGAGCGGATCCGTCAGGGCGGCTGCGAGGCCTATGTTTCTAAGCCGATCTCGGTTCCGAAATTCATCGAGACGATCAAGACCTATCTGGGCGATGCCTGA
- a CDS encoding DNA polymerase IV, with protein MTPAPDKTPGFCRDCLAEQKGEARRCVSCGSPRLVRHRELYALTLAHIDCDAFYAAVEKRDNPELADKPVIIGGGKRGVVSTACYIARIHGVRSAMPMFKALEACPQAVVIRPDMEKYVRVGRQVRALMQDLTPLVQPLSIDEAFLELGGTERLHHDPPARTLAKFARRVEREIGITVSVGLSYCKFLAKVASDLQKPRGFSVIGREEAVEFLAPRPVTTIWGVGKALAATLEADGIRTISQLQQMEENDLMRRYGSIGQRLARLSRGIDDREVHLNDAAKSVSAETTFFDDISRYDDLVPILRNLSEKVSWRLKKGDIAGYTVVLKMKSADFKTRTRNRKLEDPTQLADRIFRIGLELLEKETDGTKFRLIGIGVTDLGDAARADPPDLVDRQSGRRAAAEAAMDKLRDKFGKNTVETGYTFGSNKRDH; from the coding sequence ATGACGCCCGCGCCTGACAAGACACCCGGCTTCTGTCGCGACTGCCTTGCCGAGCAGAAGGGCGAGGCGCGCCGTTGTGTATCCTGCGGCAGTCCGCGTCTGGTGCGCCATCGCGAGCTCTATGCGCTGACGCTTGCGCATATCGATTGCGACGCCTTCTATGCAGCTGTCGAGAAGCGCGACAATCCCGAGCTTGCGGACAAGCCCGTGATCATCGGTGGCGGCAAACGCGGCGTCGTCTCCACTGCCTGCTACATCGCCCGCATTCACGGGGTGCGCTCGGCGATGCCGATGTTCAAGGCGCTGGAGGCATGCCCTCAGGCCGTCGTCATCCGGCCTGATATGGAGAAATATGTCCGGGTCGGGCGCCAGGTACGGGCGCTGATGCAGGATCTGACGCCGCTGGTGCAGCCGCTGTCGATCGACGAGGCCTTTCTGGAACTTGGCGGCACCGAACGGCTGCATCACGACCCGCCGGCGCGCACCCTCGCCAAATTCGCCCGCCGCGTCGAAAGGGAGATCGGCATCACCGTCTCGGTCGGGCTTTCCTACTGCAAATTCCTCGCCAAGGTCGCCTCCGATCTGCAGAAGCCGCGCGGCTTTTCCGTCATCGGCCGCGAAGAAGCAGTCGAATTCCTGGCGCCGCGTCCCGTCACCACGATCTGGGGGGTCGGCAAGGCCCTTGCAGCGACGCTGGAGGCGGATGGCATCCGCACCATCAGCCAGTTGCAGCAGATGGAGGAGAACGACCTGATGCGGCGCTATGGCAGCATCGGCCAGCGGCTCGCCCGCCTGTCGCGCGGCATCGACGACCGCGAGGTGCATCTCAACGATGCCGCCAAGAGCGTCTCGGCCGAGACGACCTTCTTCGACGACATTTCGCGCTACGACGATCTGGTGCCGATCCTGCGCAATCTTTCCGAAAAGGTCTCCTGGCGCCTGAAGAAAGGCGACATCGCCGGCTACACCGTCGTGCTGAAGATGAAGAGCGCCGACTTCAAGACACGCACCCGCAACCGTAAGCTCGAGGACCCCACCCAGCTGGCCGACAGGATCTTCCGCATCGGGCTCGAGCTGCTCGAAAAGGAGACCGACGGCACTAAATTCCGCCTGATCGGCATCGGCGTCACCGATCTCGGCGACGCCGCTCGCGCCGATCCGCCCGATCTGGTCGACCGGCAATCGGGCCGGCGGGCGGCCGCCGAGGCGGCGATGGACAAGCTGCGCGACAAGTTCGGCAAGAACACGGTCGAGACCGGCTACACCTTCGGCAGCAACAAGCGCGATCACTAA
- the rpmG gene encoding 50S ribosomal protein L33, protein MAKATTIKIKLLSTADTGFFYVTTKNSRTMTDKMTKTKYDPIAKKHVEFKETKIK, encoded by the coding sequence ATGGCCAAGGCTACAACAATCAAGATCAAGCTGCTGTCGACAGCCGACACCGGTTTCTTCTACGTCACGACGAAGAACAGCCGTACGATGACGGACAAGATGACGAAGACGAAATATGACCCGATTGCTAAGAAGCATGTCGAGTTCAAGGAAACCAAGATCAAGTAA
- a CDS encoding PleD family two-component system response regulator produces MTARILVVDDIPANVKLLEARLLAEYFEVMTAADGHEALAICERNQVDLILLDIMMPGIDGFEVCERLKASQKTAHIPVVMVTALDQPADRVRGLKAGADDFLTKPVNDLQLISRVKSLLRLKTLSDELRIRADTAHTMGMGDLMRAGEGRADDAGQVLLVDGRANSQERIVRALKPVADVLALSDPKAALFDAAEHAFDLVIVNANFDDYDPLRLCSQLRSLERTRFLPILIITEQGADEMVVRALDLGVNDYIIRPVDPNELVARSLTQIRRKRYNDRLRASVKQTIELAVTDPLTGLYNRRYLDNHLNVLFNRSMARGRPLSVLITDIDRFKQVNDTYGHDGGDEVLREFANRVRSTIRGADLACRYGGEEFVVAMPDTSPEVAAVVAERLRAAVESAPFLLKHSGEALNVTASFGIASRIGAVLTPDQLMKQADLALYEAKNTGRNRVVAAAA; encoded by the coding sequence ATGACTGCGCGAATACTGGTGGTTGACGATATCCCGGCAAACGTGAAGCTGCTTGAAGCGCGGCTGCTCGCGGAGTATTTCGAGGTGATGACCGCCGCCGACGGCCATGAGGCGCTGGCAATCTGCGAGCGCAACCAGGTCGATCTGATCCTGCTCGATATCATGATGCCAGGTATCGATGGTTTCGAGGTCTGCGAGCGGCTGAAGGCAAGCCAGAAGACCGCCCATATCCCCGTCGTCATGGTTACGGCGCTCGATCAGCCGGCCGACCGCGTGCGCGGCCTGAAGGCCGGCGCCGACGATTTCCTCACCAAACCGGTCAATGATCTGCAGCTGATCTCGCGGGTAAAGAGCCTGCTGCGGCTGAAAACCTTGAGCGATGAGCTGCGCATCCGCGCCGACACTGCCCATACGATGGGCATGGGCGATCTCATGCGGGCAGGCGAGGGCCGCGCCGACGATGCCGGCCAGGTGCTGCTGGTCGATGGGCGCGCCAATTCGCAGGAACGCATCGTCAGGGCGCTGAAGCCCGTCGCCGATGTGCTTGCCCTCTCCGATCCGAAGGCGGCCCTCTTCGATGCAGCCGAACATGCCTTCGACCTTGTGATCGTCAACGCCAATTTCGACGACTACGATCCGCTTCGCCTCTGCTCGCAATTGCGATCGCTGGAGCGCACACGCTTCCTGCCGATCCTGATCATTACCGAGCAGGGGGCTGACGAGATGGTCGTGCGCGCCCTTGATCTCGGCGTCAACGATTATATCATCCGCCCGGTCGACCCGAACGAGCTGGTTGCTCGCAGCCTGACGCAGATTCGTCGCAAGCGCTACAACGACCGTCTGCGCGCCAGCGTCAAGCAGACGATCGAGCTTGCCGTGACTGACCCGCTGACCGGACTTTACAACAGGCGTTATCTCGACAATCATCTGAACGTGCTCTTCAACCGCTCGATGGCGCGGGGCCGTCCGCTTTCGGTACTGATCACCGATATAGACCGTTTCAAGCAGGTGAACGACACATACGGCCACGACGGCGGCGACGAAGTGCTGCGCGAATTCGCAAACCGCGTCCGTTCAACTATCCGCGGCGCCGATCTCGCCTGCCGCTATGGCGGGGAGGAGTTCGTCGTCGCCATGCCGGACACGTCGCCGGAAGTGGCCGCCGTTGTCGCCGAGCGCTTGCGCGCTGCGGTCGAGAGCGCACCCTTCTTGCTGAAGCACTCCGGAGAAGCGCTGAATGTCACCGCTTCCTTCGGCATCGCCTCGCGGATTGGCGCGGTGCTGACCCCGGACCAGCTGATGAAGCAGGCCGATCTTGCTCTTTACGAGGCCAAGAATACCGGCCGCAATCGTGTGGTCGCCGCAGCCGCCTGA
- a CDS encoding N-acetyltransferase, which yields MDNDLRFEPVTAERWGDFETLFGPQGAFYNCWCVALRLPHAVRTKMAADERKAHMQERIEAGPPPGILCYAHSEPVAWVQVGPRHDVPQFNSPRTVSRPLEEGDAHDPSIWAVSCFFLLPRLSGKGMSHRLLAGAIDHARRQGARLIEACPIDHVKQSKSVTLCIGSTAVFDAAGFETVARRKDGRPLMRLELRD from the coding sequence TTGGATAACGATCTTCGTTTCGAGCCGGTGACGGCGGAACGCTGGGGCGACTTCGAAACCCTGTTCGGACCGCAGGGGGCTTTCTATAATTGCTGGTGTGTGGCGCTGCGTCTGCCGCATGCGGTGAGGACGAAAATGGCGGCCGACGAGCGCAAGGCGCATATGCAGGAGCGGATCGAGGCAGGGCCGCCGCCGGGCATCCTCTGCTATGCCCACAGCGAGCCGGTCGCCTGGGTGCAGGTCGGGCCGCGCCACGACGTGCCGCAGTTCAATTCGCCGCGCACCGTTTCGCGGCCGCTGGAAGAGGGCGACGCGCATGATCCGTCGATCTGGGCCGTCAGCTGCTTCTTCCTGCTGCCCAGGCTGAGCGGCAAGGGAATGAGCCATCGGCTGCTCGCCGGCGCGATCGATCACGCCAGGCGCCAGGGTGCACGTCTCATCGAAGCCTGTCCGATCGATCACGTGAAGCAGTCGAAATCCGTGACGCTCTGTATCGGCTCGACGGCGGTCTTCGATGCGGCCGGGTTCGAGACTGTGGCAAGGCGCAAAGACGGGCGGCCGCTCATGCGGCTGGAATTGCGCGACTGA
- a CDS encoding DUF3572 domain-containing protein: protein MQSNFKTSKQLAADPHETAIAVLGWLADDPEMFGRFLALTGVAPGQVRNAVNDPGFLAGMMDFLMNHEPTAMAFCAASGLSPETVTAAWRHFSSPGLDSGEY, encoded by the coding sequence ATGCAAAGCAACTTCAAGACTTCGAAACAACTGGCGGCCGACCCGCACGAGACAGCGATCGCCGTACTCGGCTGGCTTGCCGACGATCCCGAAATGTTCGGCCGCTTCCTCGCACTCACCGGCGTGGCGCCAGGCCAGGTGCGCAACGCCGTCAATGATCCGGGCTTCCTCGCCGGAATGATGGATTTCCTGATGAACCACGAGCCGACGGCGATGGCCTTCTGCGCGGCGAGCGGCCTTAGCCCGGAGACGGTGACCGCCGCTTGGCGACATTTCTCCTCGCCGGGTCTTGATTCCGGGGAATACTGA